The DNA region CGTATCCCGCGACGCGCACCAGCCCGCGACCCCTTCcacgccgtcaccgtcgccgtcatcgtcgccgtcgcaaCGCCGCGTGCCCGGGAGGAGGCGAGATCAGGAGGtgacggcgctgcagcacccGAAGGTGGGGACGGAGACGGGGCACGGGGGCGgcccggcggtggcgtcgtcggcggcccggcgccgccccgactacatgctcgtcgtctgcttTGTCCTGGTCTACCTGGAGCTCGGATGGCTAATCCTCTTGGTCCTGCGCTCGCACAGTCGTCATTGATGGCTGGGGCATCCCCTCGGAGCAGAGCCCCAaggatggcgacgccatcaccaacgccAAGACGCCCGTCATGGACGGGCTgtacgccgacgccgacggctacacggagctcgaggcctcgtccctcgccgtcggcctgcccGAGGGCCTGATGGGCAACTCCGAGGTCGGCCACCTCAACAttggcgccggccgcgtcgtctgGCAGGACGTGGTCCGCATCGACCAGACCATCAAGAAGGGCGAGCTCACCGGCAACCCCGTCATCAAGAAGACGTttgagggcgccgccgccggcaacggccgcctgcacctctgcggcctcgtctcccacggcggcgtggtgagTAGTCTCCGCAGGGCCCTTCTGGGCCTCCCGGCGGCCGGTTCACGATGCTGACCCGACGCAGCACTCCAAGCAGACGCACCTGTACgcgctgctcaaggccgccaaggagtACAAGGTGCCCAAGGTCTTCATCCACTtcttcggcgacggccgggaCACCGACCCCAAGTCGGGCGCCGACTACATgcaggagctcgtcgagaacCTGGCCGAGATTGGCGTCGGCCAAatcgccaccgtcgtcggccgctaCTACGCCATGGACCGCGACAAGCGCTGGGAGCGCGTCGAGATTGCCCTCAAGGGCCTgtgccacggcgacggcgaggcgagcgaggaccccgtcgccaccgtccGCGAGCGAtacgagcgcggcggcagcaaggacaaggacgagtTCCTGACGCCCATcattgtcggcggcgacgagtccCGCATCAAGGGTATGTCCGCTTGACACGTCTCATTCTTTGTGATTACAGCGACAGGCGctgacccccccccccagacgacgacaccgtcttcttcttcaactACCGCTCGGACCGCGTGCGCCAAATcacgcagctcctcggcgacgtggaccGCTCGGTGCTGCCCGACTTCCAGTACCCCAAGATCAGCAAGCTCGTCACCATGACCATGTACAAGACCGACTACCCGTTCGAGGTGGCGTTTGAGCCGCAGCGCATGGACAACGTGCTGGCCGAGTGGCTCGGCAAGCAGAGCGTCGAGCAGGTGCACATTGCCGAGACGGAAAAGTACGCCCACGtcaccttcttcttcaacggcggcgtcgaaaAGGTGTTTCCGCTGGAGACGCGCGACCAGGACCAGGACCTCGTGCCCTCCAACAAGTCGGTCGCCACCTACGACAAGGCGCCCGAGATgtcggccgacggcgtcgccgaccaggtGTGCAAGCGCATGGCCGAGCAAAAGTTCCCCTTTGTCATGAACAACTTTGCGCCCCCCGACATGGTCGGCCACACGGGCGTCtacgaggccgccgtcgtcggctgcgAGGCCACGGACAAGGCCATTGGCAAGGTGCTCGAGGGCTGCAAGAAGGACGGCTACATCCTCTTCGTCACGGCCGACCACGGCAACGCCGAGGAGATGAAGTTTGCCGACGGCAACCCCAAGACCAGCCACACCACCAACAAGGTGCCGCTCCTCATGGCCAACGCGCCCGACGGCTGGAGCCTCcgcaagacgggcggcgtcctgGGCGACGTGGCCCCGacggtcctcgccgccatgggcctgccgcagcccgaGGAGATGACGGGCGAAtcgctgctggccaaggacctcAAGAGGAGTGCCGAGTAgggatgttgatgatgatgatgatgacgacgacgacgacgacgaccggaGATGCGAGGGTTGCACGGTGTCGAGGAGTTGAGGATGTAGGGATAGAATGCGGTTCGCGGTGACAAGGGTTGATGACATGGGTTGATAGACGGCAAACGCAGTGCGCGATACAAAAGCAGATATACAGGCAGAATACACTATGGCTCAGCAGCGTTCTTCAGACTGTATTACCTAGTAGCTCGTGTGCGGCCCGTGGTAGCAGCACCGTATATTGTTCCGGCTGCGAGCCGTCATGTCACGCCAAGGAGCTGATGGAATCACATGCGGATAGGACATGTCAGTCGCGATGTGTCTCGCTGGAATCGCAAACCCTCTGGGGCTACACATCCAGCAGATATGCCAGGACAGGTACCGAGCCGTACTCCCACCTTGCGTAGTACACGGTTGGAGCCGCCGGAGCCCAGGACCAGCATGTCCGCTGGGACCCGCTGCGCAGACGCCTACGCAGGCCGGGGGTAAAGGAGGCACGCGACAGTCGGAGAGAGGGGGGTCATTGGTTTGCGACCGGAAGCTGCAAGAGATGGCACCCAAGGGGTGGGGGCAACAGGTATGAATAAGACGGCAGTAGTGGCCGCTGACCAGAGGCTCATGCTGCAGGCCGGGCCCCGGGGCTTGCAGACGGGCTCACGATGCCGTCTAGGGTCGGGGGGCGTCGTGATCGACGCTTCAGGGTCCTACGTGCAGCTGCGAGCTCCGCGACAGGTAGTCAGGCACCCGGTTCAGCTGCCCAGGGTGAGTCTGCCGAGATGTGTCTGGGGTGGCAGAACCAGATCCAAAGGGAGTCTGGccaaggggagggaggggcgtgtCCCAGAGAGCGGCAAGCCAGGAAACATGGCAATCCCTTCTCTTCACTACCTAATCCTGATGGGCAAGATGGACGGAAACGAAACAAAAGGGGAAAAGCAAGGTCGGATGGCAAAGACAGATCTGCCCCCCCCCGAGCCGGCACGAAGCGCCCGGATCGCCCATCGCGCCGGCAGAGGCGTGATCTCTGGCGCCTTCCCTTCGCTCTGGTGGAACACACGCAcacgagcacggcgagcggctcCCATGATCCGGGCTACGGCTGCGTGCCTCCGCGATCGAGGCAAAAGGTTATCTCGCACGCgttcgcggcgcgcgcccaaTCACGGCGGGCCGTGCCTCGAGGGGGGACCCCTgtggcgtcggcatcgcgccGGAGCGCGGGAGGGGAGATGCAAGATTGATTGTACATCTACAGTATATACTTTGTAGGATTCTTGATTCATTGTGCCAGCCACCATCTCGGGAGCCGAGTCCCCCCACACTTTTGCCACCTCCATCTGCCCTGACGGGGTGTTGCCCTGCTCCAACACGCACGTCGTGGGACGGGGACGCGGTGGTggggctggagctggtcgacgacgtctccaaaggacaggcaggcagccagcacGCTTGGTGGTCGCCGCGGCATCGGAGGCCCGGGACTGAGCAGTGAGGTGCAGGCGGCAGGATCCACAGACCGGGGCGGGGCGTGTgggcccgcgccgggccatgacacggcggcgtcgcggcgcccagCCTCTCTCCTCTGTGGTGTCCCGCTCTGGCTGACCGCCTGCGTCACCGGCTCGGCTTTCCGCAGAGAGAGCATCGCTGACGGACGGCCACACGCGCAATCGAATCGAATCGAAGGCGAGGACCCTGAATATCTTCAGGCCCGCTTGCGTcacgggagggggggctcGGGACCCTCTGAGATACGGGACCCTGACTGCCTCGGGCTACGTCAGCGGGTGCCCGACCAGGGCAGGGATCGCCGGCGTGCGGAGAGGGGGAGTCGAGTCTCGAGAcggaaagagagagagagagagcgaggacGCGAGCGTGCGTGAGGGTGggaggtcgacgagctgcactATTATGTACATAACGGGGGGGTCActgagtgtgtgtgtgtgtgtgtgagtggTGTGGCATGTCTCGCAGCGTTTGTGGGCGCTGCAAGGGGGGGCCGGGGTTCCATGACTGGCTGGCTAATCCTCTACAGCACATGCAGCCATGGATGCAGCGCACGGAGCGAGTCCACTGTTTTGTCTGCTAAATGACGTCGGGGACTCCATCGCGGCTGGGGGCGTCGAACGCAGTCGTCGCTGACAACGGCACGACAAGAATGTTTGTGGGTGGTGCCCTCGGCTGATGAGCGACGAGATTCACACAACTGCCAGGCGGCAAGAAGCgtgacgaggagcgcggcaCGGTGCCCGTCCGGaccgccccctccccttcgtATCTCCTCAGGTGGGTGTGGTCGGTCCCGTGGCCTGGGCTGGTCtagaccgccgccgcggcagccctGCGGCGCTGGCAACCGTGAGCTCGTTTGGTGTCTTGTTCGCTGACAcccagggggagggggtcgCACAagggggatgggggaggaAAGGCTGTGGAATGGAGGCCACCTGCCGGAGTCGAGCTCAGGCCATTCATGTCGAGGGAAACCTTGCAACAGCAGCGCAGCCGACATGGGCCGGGCACCCTCACCTGATGATGGctgggggagggcggcggcggcggcggcggcgggcgggtggtcGATTGTGGTGTCGTAGGGAGCGAAGCACTATGCGTGAAGCGCCAACGGGAGCCGATGCGTGTTTGTGATAAGGTGAGAACGGACGGCCGCATCGGTGCGCGGGTGCACATCGATCGAGGCATcaccgcggccgacgagacACCAGAGTCATAATACGGGCTTGGAGGAACGAACGGACGGTGCTGGCGCACTCACTGCCTGCATTGCTgccgtggtgctgctgctgccgccgccgtccacagcgatggctggctggccccaGGGGTTTCCGCCCCTGTACCCTCCAGCCTTCCCAGTGCAAGACTCGCGCTGGAGCACCCGCCTCGATGACCAGCCAAAAGCCAGATCACGGGGAGACGCAGGGGGCCACCCACCCGCGGTCCCTGGGCctggttgtcgtcgtcagtcCGCTCAGGTTCTGTGCAacccggcgacgacggacgacgacgatatgATGGTCGTGGGGTGTGCGCCGAATACGCCGGTTCGCGGCCAGTACGAACTGCATAGCGTAGCTGGACATCCAGAGCGCTCGGTGAGGGCGGTTTGGCTGCACCCAGGAAGCAAACAAGCCGTGGTGTCGTGTTCATGCATCGCGAGCACGACAAGTCAAATCGCCGGTGGCCTCGAAACCGTGGCATTTGTCAGGGACGCGGAGACGATGCAACGTcttgtccgtccgtccgatCGTCATTCTAGAATCCCCCAACGTGACCCCGGACTCGCCCTGCTCACCCAGGCATCCAGGATGCCAGGCGCCGCGGTGCCTGATCCGCAGCGCAAACGCGGCTGCGTCGGGGATGGAAAAGGGGCAAGAGGCGCGCTGTcaagttttttttttgtttttttttttgccaCTGGCCGCCGGGCGAAAAAAGTGAGGGCATTCGCAGATGTGGGGATGCTGATGACTGCCCTCGTAGAGACACGCCCCTCTGTGTCGCTGGGAGGggtggccagcagcagcagcagcagctgaggTGAATGGATGcactgcgccgcgccgctgctgttggaCCCTGGATCTGCCCAGCcttggctctggctctgggCGTGCAGCCTGGCCCCCCGATGACTGGTGatcgcgccgcgcccccaTAGGGCGTGGACATCGGGGCAATGAGCGCAGGATctggcggccctggcccccCCATCGATGGTGGGCTCCAGcacccgcccaccaccgccgccgccgccgtcgccacgacCACGcgcccagcacggcgccgcaccgcagcagcatgtACCAAGCTACCAACTTACCCACGCCGGCCGCCTGCCCAGCGGTCTCACGATGCCTGCTTCGGGGCATCGGTCGCTGTCAGTGATTtgacggcgggcgtgccCAGTTTTGTctccggcccagcccagcccaccaCGGACGACAgactcctcctgctcctcctccgccctcCGCAaagcctgccctgccctctTCCGGTTTCTCGCCATCTTGCCTCCCGAGCACAATTTCCCATTTCAAAGAATTCGGCTTGTTGAATCGTCTGCCCGTGGCCTTGTATTTTCCCCATCTTGCGCAGACGATCCTTGCGCCCCCAGTGTCCTCCTACTGCTGCCACCGGCTAGCGATCATCGTGAGTACAACACCaacccgcgcgcgcctcgtctcgcctgcacgccgcggcgtcccCTCATACCCCCCTCACGTCCCTGCCGcgatcgtcgccgtcgctggcgtcTGGTGAGCGCTGCAATCGTCGGGCATACGCCAGCCTGcgtggtgccggtgctggtgctgccgtggctgcaGTCGCTCGGGCGttcgctcgccgccaacgggTGCAAGTGGTGGCCGTCCATCTCATCGAGCCCGTTTCGTCGCGCGTCGATTGGAACCACGACTCTGACTGTCATTGCCGTGCAGGTCAATTCGCGTCACTTTCGGAAagcccgcgtcggccgccgttTTGCCAGTTTGACCCAGACGCCTCTCGCTACGCCCTCGCTTTGACGCTCCCGCACGTTCGCACGCCCAGATCTCACGCCTGACGTGGATTGCGACgttcatcgccgccgagactTGATCAAGGGCCGTCAGAACGAACGCGTCACACATTGCCCAAGACGCTGCGCGTCCGTCATCTGGCTCTCGACCGACAGGCAGCCACCGAGACAACAGCAACCTTGCGGCATTGCACCCGGCGTTGACTGGCTCGTCGCGAGAAAAcagacgtcgacggccatcTCGCATTCACCTggcccatcgccggcatctccatcatcaccagccaAAGCatcagcggcagcaggatCATCACCAAGCCCCCCCGACCCCGTCGAATCAAGACAGAGTCGTACCATCCGAGACCCCTTCCCGCGGCTAGATCCCAGGGCCAGACCTCGATCGCCAGAGGCCCTGCGGCAGAAACTCAAAGAAGCAGCCCCTCAGCAGCGAGGCGTTCCTGGTGAGTGAcagccctcccccccgctcTGCTCGTCATACGCCAATTAGGGCCGCCATCGATCGAAGATGGTCGCGGCCGGCCAATCACGGCGCGTGGAACCCCGTCCGCGCACCAATCCCTTACTCGCATATCCTCCACCGCCGTGTGGCCTGTTGACGGCCCCCCGAGCACCCGGCTAATATTCTTGTAAGAGGTTGCCAAAACGGCTGCCCCAGCAGGGCCCAGCGGGCTACGTCACGCTCCCGCGGCTGAATATACACTCGGCACCACCCCCGGCACAACCACCACGCTGGCtccgtccaccaccacaagtccctcgaccacgaccacgaccacgaccacgacggcgacgaaacATGCTCCTATAGCCCACCCTCAGCAACACGCCCAtgacacgacgacgatgcaaTCGACCGCAAACAAGTCACACGGCACGCAACCCCCTCCAGCCTCGCCCACCGGCCAccccctcccgcgccgcgcctcccccgccaacTCGGTGACCCTGCGGCACCACCGCCTGGCCCGCGATGCCTCCCTCCGCGCGAGCCCCGGCTCCGGCCCGGCCGTGACCAGCCAgaccacgtcgtcgccgcgacgcAACTCGTCGGGCGAGAGCCACGAGACGGGCCAGAGCGACCCCAAGAAGTGGTTCGACCAGTCCAACGAGAAcccgacggcgacgtttGACAACAACACCATGGATGGTATGTGCCCCAGGCTATCCTACTTCCTcgggccagggcagccagctGACACGCGCAGTCGATCCGCCCTTTTTCCAAAAAGAGTCCGACTCGTCCAACGAGGAAAAGGTATACCGCCACCAGCAGtacctcgccgcgccgcccaggctcACGGGCGcccagagcagcagcgccgacgagtaCCGCAgcgtcatcgacgacctgACCGTCGAGATccagaagctcaaggacgagctcaAGCGGTACAAGCAGATGGGCCCCGACATGCTgcgcaaggagaagctgTTCGAGATCAAGATCCACGGCCTGCCCAAGCGGAAGcggcgcgagctcgaggccacgCTGCGCGACTTCACCGCCGGCCTGGAGCAGTCGCccgacgcctcgtcgtcgcagcgcAAGAAGTCGTCGAAGcgcaacagcggcagcggcggcggcggcaaccgCGGCGACAATCGCGGCGACCACGCCTACGCgggctccggctccgccTCCAAGcacgcgtcgtcgtcgtcgggctccaACGCGCGCCCGGCCGACTCGGCGTACgcgtccatgtcgacgggcgccaactcgtcgggcacgtcgctgagccgcccgcccaacaaCTCGCGCGCCAAGACGTCGGAGCAAAAGGTCGAAAACTACCTCAAGGACATCCCCGAGGGCCTGTACCCGCGCCACATGGCCATGACGGTcaaggagaggaagaagctgGTCGTCCGGCGGCTCGAGCAGCTCTTTACGGGCAagatgggcgggcggcacgcgGCGAACAAGccgcgaggcgccgccgcccctgccgctgccgcggacGTGGCCAACAaccccggcctcgcccccgtcgtcaccgGGGACCGCGCGCAAAACACGCAGCTGTCGCACCAGCCGCCGAGCCTGGCCACGGTCGAGCCCTCGCGCGAGGCGCGGATCCATCCCGCGGACCAGCCACACCCGCCGGCGGGccacggggccggcggcaagaagagcaggtcccgcggcgacaacggcTCCGCGTCCAACTCCAACGGCGACCAGACCGAGtcgggcggcaacggcggcaccaccacgaccaccgccgccggcagctccGGCGCCAACATCTCGCCGACcaacatgccgccgcccccggagCAGCGGCCGACGCATCCCAAGGACCTCGACCCCGACCGCGTGCAGGTGCCCTCGGAGAACATGGAGTACATCCGGCACCTCGGCCTGGTGCCCccggagctgctcgccgaggagccgcAGTTCACGCCCGACGtgcacgccgacgccgagggctgGGTGTACCTGAACCTGCTGTGCAGCCTGGCGCAGCTGCACATGATCAACGTGACGCCGGGCTTCGTGCGCTCCGCCGTGTCCGGCATCAGCACCAAGTTCCAGCTGTCGCCCGACGGCCGCAAGAtccgctggcgcggcggcagcgagggcaCCAAGTTCTCCAGCGACAGCTCCGGCGACAACTCGCAGCGCAGCCCCGACGATTCCGACGGCGGCTCCGACGTGTCGAGGAAGCAcgtgtcctcgtcgcgcaagCGGCAGAAGACGGGCCACTCGACCGGCGAGGGCTACCACTCGGGCCACTCGAGCAAGAACAACCACTTCCACAAGCCCGAGCTGCACGCGTCCGGCTCCTCTGACACGTTCCACTACAAGCCCATGTTCGCCCAGCAGGAGTCGCCCAACGGCGGCACCTCGCCCGACGACACCCTGTCCTCGTTTGGGCCCGTCGAGGACAGCAACCTCGGCGAGTCGCGCTGGGGCCTGAGCGGCTCCGGCACCACCGGCCGCAGgaagcgccgccacgacggcgccatcatctACTACAGCGGCGCGCCCTTTTGCACCGACCTGTCCGGCGACCCCGGCGACGTCTCGCCCACCACCTACATGCTGTCCAGCGGccaggcccgcgacgacgacgacgacgacgccgagtccgaccgcgcgcgcccctCGCTGCAGAGGTCCTACTCGGGCTCGTCGCTCCACTACAGGCCTTTGTCCGACGGGCTACGGAAGCAGCTGGGTCGCggtcgcgacgacgacgacgacgacgacgccaagatGGACATTgacagcgagggcgagcccCCCGGCCTCAGCGGCGACTCGGGTAACGACATGaccgacgtcgagctcgagcccACGTGGTCGGGCGACCAGCAGTACATGGAGATGGTCCCCCTGGAGCCctgcggcctgggcggcgtcgtgcccgAGGACCACTTCATGGTGTTGGTCACCACGCAGCGGCCCAAGGACGTCAAGCAGCTGACGCGCCCCCCTCTCGTCcgcgcgaggacggacgaggcgaccGAGGGCATCATCTGCCGGCTCGCCACCatgtccacgtcgtcgccgggccccatgatggccacgacgaagccgcccagTGAGCCGACGGTCGAGATCGACTACGTCTCGGGCCGCATCAAGCGTCTGCCCCCGGTCCCGCTCCCACCGCCCGCCAtcttcttccccccctttAGCTCCGACGGCTCGAGCGACACcgatgacgacctcgagTCGGAGGCCGACGGCTCGGAGCTGGAGTCGTCGGAGGAGCTGatgagccgccgcgcgaaCCCGCACCACTCGGACGGGTATCCCGACGGCGTGGACctgagcagcggcgacgaggacggcgaggaccccgacgacgacgagcccgagacgCAGCGCATgtacgacgtcgacatgcaGGCGCGGCCGCTGGACATGGTCCGCAAGGAGCCCAGGCAGCAGTCGCTGAGCAGCGCCGAGGTCGCCCCGCCGTCGGTGCGCGGCCGGAGCAAGAGCGCcagcgaggccctcgcccggaccggcggcagctcggccgccacggccggcgtGGAGAGCGGCtacagcagcgacgagagcaGCTAGCTCCACCTCGTCCAATAACTTTTCAACTATTTCCCGTTGGGTTACACTTATCCCCTGTATCCCCTCAGCTCTTACCATGTATCCTCTACCGCCCGTCTGGCATTTGTGCGGTTTGGAGAACTGTTTTATTATGTTGTATGGGGCTGAATGGCCCGAGAGATACCCAAATGCTTTTCCATTTTGAGTTTGTACAGGCCGGGGCAGCGCGGCATGatggcagccgccgccgcccgtcgcgccgaGAAAAGGCATCTTGGATgagccggcagcagcggttGAGATTAGCGTGCAGTTGAATGAAACCCTAGGCTTAACATGTTGAAATGTGATGCCGTGCAAGCGTGATGTGTGGGGTGACGTAGTCAGGGCTGTTATGGTGGTATGAAATAAGGCGTTCTATGGAAAGGGGTCACGGTTTACAGTAAGGAATGCTATTCGCACAACGAAACGTCTCGCCGCAGACGTCTCGAGTTTACAGCCTGCTAAGCTTGCCGCATCACGGATCGATATAAGAAGCCGGGAAAGATGGAAATCGACAAGCAGCTACTATCGACTGCTTTAGACACCTTAAACATATAAATGAGGAATGCTTTACGCCAGACTGTGCCGGTATAGCGCGCTCTGCCGGACGTACGCTAGAGCTCTAAAATATAACGATTACATATGTAGTAGAGTCAGTAATAGACGAGAGCACGCAATGAGACCCCGGGTGATTTCGGATACTAGAAGTCGAATCTGTTCCTCTTTATGAATGCAGTCTTCATGAACGCAAGCTCTAGCTATGCTCAAGTCCTGAGCGCTGGACACTGGACGGAGCGGGAAGACCGTTGGGTCTAGTGgcagccccgccgccccggccttGCCTGGATGGTTGTAACGATTAAGACTCGACAAGTCCGGGCTGAGAGCACAGGCCCATGATGATGCGCCATGACGCCGCATGTGTCGGTGACGCTCTCGAGCGCCATGTCAATTTGAAACGCAGAGGGTGTGCGTTCTGTCATGTCACGATCCTGCGGTGTCGCTCAGCGTAGCCGCGACGGCAACTCCACTGGAGCACAATGCCATCTACCATCACGCATGCTGCGACAGCCGACGCcggggcgaggcgctggggcgAAGCACGAGAAACGTCTATATGTAGCGTCGGCAAGGAAGAGTCCGCTCGAATCTGCTATGCCGCAGCGCGCGGACCAGCTGCCAGTGCAACCGTGCGGCAGCAACGATGCAGCATCGAGCGGCAGGATTCCAGCCCTCAGTGGCCGTGCCGCGACCCGAGCCTTCATTCTGTAGCCCGCGCCACTCTATTCTTCACGTAacctcgacggcggaggCTCGCCCGTGGCAGCAGACGGCCCGTGCCGCTGGCATCATCCTTGGTCCCCAAATAGATGAGACGCGGGCTGCGCTGAGTGTGTCCTCGGTTGCAGCGTCTTgatcccgtcgtcgcggatGAGTCTGTACGCATCTCCATGTCCCGCTGCACGTCGCTGGAAACGCTGACACCGGGTCTAGTTGCGAGCCGCTTTATGATGATGTGCCGGGGTTAACTTACACGAGCTGCGGGTTGTGGGTCCCAGGCGGGAAGCCGACGCTATTTCGGGCTGCTCCACCAGATTACAGTAAAGTATCATCTGGCTTGCAGGGCTGGATGAATGAACCATCCAGCTACGCGCGCGGTGCGGAATACTACGGTTGGCATCCGCGGCCTGGTGTGCCAGATGTCATGCCAGATGTCATGTcgcactgctgctgcagaacTGGTGGTGTCGTTGATTGAACACACGACGTAATTGCAGACATTGCGCTTTCGTCACGTGATGTCCCGAGATACCAGTGCCGCCCTCTAGCGCTGAGCACCGACTGCcggggggggtgggtgggtagGTAGGCCTGGCAGTGGAGCCCGCCTGAGACGGGCCCTGGCTGCAACCCGAGCTCCCTGTGATCCTCGCGCCGGGGGCCCCAGGCTCCCTGTACGCTGCGGGAGCTGCCTGCTCGCCAGCATCGAATACGTAAGTACGAGGCCCGGCCTGGCACGCTTCATCGCCTCCATTCCGTCATCCCACCGCATCCGCAGGCCGAACAGCATCACCACTGCCAGACGCGGCATCGCCACGACCTGAACGCGACATCACCACTGCCAGACACTATCCCCACGGCCTAACGCAGCTTCACCAAGCTTCAGCACGATGCGCTTGTCCTGCGCGGGTTTCGCGGGGGTGGCTGccttggcagcggccgccacgcaccAGCCGGCTGTTGGGAGCCGCGCGGACCGCGTGAACAATGTCGCCATCATCGGTGAGCACAATGCCCGCAGACAATGACCACGGCTGACGCCTTGCCACGCGGGCAACAAacgcaggcgccggcgccgcgggggcctcggccgcctaCCACCTGCAGCGGtacgccgcgctcgagggcgtgcccgtcaacatcaccatcctggagaagacggagcacgtcggcggccgctccgTCACCG from Purpureocillium takamizusanense chromosome 3, complete sequence includes:
- a CDS encoding uncharacterized protein (COG:S~EggNog:ENOG503NX2Y); amino-acid sequence: MQSTANKSHGTQPPPASPTGHPLPRRASPANSVTLRHHRLARDASLRASPGSGPAVTSQTTSSPRRNSSGESHETGQSDPKKWFDQSNENPTATFDNNTMDVDPPFFQKESDSSNEEKVYRHQQYLAAPPRLTGAQSSSADEYRSVIDDLTVEIQKLKDELKRYKQMGPDMLRKEKLFEIKIHGLPKRKRRELEATLRDFTAGLEQSPDASSSQRKKSSKRNSGSGGGGNRGDNRGDHAYAGSGSASKHASSSSGSNARPADSAYASMSTGANSSGTSLSRPPNNSRAKTSEQKVENYLKDIPEGLYPRHMAMTVKERKKLVVRRLEQLFTGKMGGRHAANKPRGAAAPAAAADVANNPGLAPVVTGDRAQNTQLSHQPPSLATVEPSREARIHPADQPHPPAGHGAGGKKSRSRGDNGSASNSNGDQTESGGNGGTTTTTAAGSSGANISPTNMPPPPEQRPTHPKDLDPDRVQVPSENMEYIRHLGLVPPELLAEEPQFTPDVHADAEGWVYLNLLCSLAQLHMINVTPGFVRSAVSGISTKFQLSPDGRKIRWRGGSEGTKFSSDSSGDNSQRSPDDSDGGSDVSRKHVSSSRKRQKTGHSTGEGYHSGHSSKNNHFHKPELHASGSSDTFHYKPMFAQQESPNGGTSPDDTLSSFGPVEDSNLGESRWGLSGSGTTGRRKRRHDGAIIYYSGAPFCTDLSGDPGDVSPTTYMLSSGQARDDDDDDAESDRARPSLQRSYSGSSLHYRPLSDGLRKQLGRGRDDDDDDDAKMDIDSEGEPPGLSGDSGNDMTDVELEPTWSGDQQYMEMVPLEPCGLGGVVPEDHFMVLVTTQRPKDVKQLTRPPLVRARTDEATEGIICRLATMSTSSPGPMMATTKPPSEPTVEIDYVSGRIKRLPPVPLPPPAIFFPPFSSDGSSDTDDDLESEADGSELESSEELMSRRANPHHSDGYPDGVDLSSGDEDGEDPDDDEPETQRMYDVDMQARPLDMVRKEPRQQSLSSAEVAPPSVRGRSKSASEALARTGGSSAATAGVESGYSSDESS
- a CDS encoding Phosphoglycerate mutase (2,3-diphosphoglycerate-independent) (EggNog:ENOG503NV3T~COG:G), with protein sequence MSKTEHKVCLIVIDGWGIPSEQSPKDGDAITNAKTPVMDGLYADADGYTELEASSLAVGLPEGLMGNSEVGHLNIGAGRVVWQDVVRIDQTIKKGELTGNPVIKKTFEGAAAGNGRLHLCGLVSHGGVHSKQTHLYALLKAAKEYKVPKVFIHFFGDGRDTDPKSGADYMQELVENLAEIGVGQIATVVGRYYAMDRDKRWERVEIALKGLCHGDGEASEDPVATVRERYERGGSKDKDEFLTPIIVGGDESRIKDDDTVFFFNYRSDRVRQITQLLGDVDRSVLPDFQYPKISKLVTMTMYKTDYPFEVAFEPQRMDNVLAEWLGKQSVEQVHIAETEKYAHVTFFFNGGVEKVFPLETRDQDQDLVPSNKSVATYDKAPEMSADGVADQVCKRMAEQKFPFVMNNFAPPDMVGHTGVYEAAVVGCEATDKAIGKVLEGCKKDGYILFVTADHGNAEEMKFADGNPKTSHTTNKVPLLMANAPDGWSLRKTGGVLGDVAPTVLAAMGLPQPEEMTGESLLAKDLKRSAE
- a CDS encoding Phosphoglycerate mutase (2,3-diphosphoglycerate-independent) (EggNog:ENOG503NV3T~COG:G); translated protein: MDGLYADADGYTELEASSLAVGLPEGLMGNSEVGHLNIGAGRVVWQDVVRIDQTIKKGELTGNPVIKKTFEGAAAGNGRLHLCGLVSHGGVHSKQTHLYALLKAAKEYKVPKVFIHFFGDGRDTDPKSGADYMQELVENLAEIGVGQIATVVGRYYAMDRDKRWERVEIALKGLCHGDGEASEDPVATVRERYERGGSKDKDEFLTPIIVGGDESRIKDDDTVFFFNYRSDRVRQITQLLGDVDRSVLPDFQYPKISKLVTMTMYKTDYPFEVAFEPQRMDNVLAEWLGKQSVEQVHIAETEKYAHVTFFFNGGVEKVFPLETRDQDQDLVPSNKSVATYDKAPEMSADGVADQVCKRMAEQKFPFVMNNFAPPDMVGHTGVYEAAVVGCEATDKAIGKVLEGCKKDGYILFVTADHGNAEEMKFADGNPKTSHTTNKVPLLMANAPDGWSLRKTGGVLGDVAPTVLAAMGLPQPEEMTGESLLAKDLKRSAE